From Micromonospora auratinigra:
ACCAGCGTGCCGCGCTGCCAGATGCCCCAGATGCCGCCGCCGTCGCGCGCCCAGCGGTCGGCGTAGTTCTGCAGGACGCGGCGGGCCGACTCGGCGTCGGTGGCGACGAACGAGGCGCCCACCCACGGGGAGATGTGCTCCCGGCACCGGTCGAGGTTGGCGAGGAACTCGCCGGAGTGCCACGGCTCGAGGGGCCGCAGCTCGGCGTCGTCGGTCAGGGGACGGGCGAACACACAGAGGAAGCTAGCAGGCCGGACAGGGTTTGTCGGTCCGTCGCCCTACGGTGTGCGCCGTGAACGCCGTCCAGACGTACCGATACCTCCAGCCGTCCGCGTTGCGCCCCGCCGGTCTCGATCTGCAGACCTGCGGCGGGCCGGCGGCCAATCCGCGCTTCTTCGCCGGCTTCCTCACCGCGCCCGTCGCCGCGGCCGCGGGGCTGCTGGCCGTCGCCGAGGTGGCCCGTACCCGCTATCACCAACCGGTCAACCCGGCCAGTCTGGACCCGGTGGTGACCGGCAGCCGGGGTGGCCTGCGGTTCGAGTCCTTCTCGGGCTGCTGCGGCGTCTACGCCCGGCTGGACGTCCTCCCGGCCGGCCTCGACGGCGAGGTCGCCGGGCACGGCACGACCAACGTGGACGTCAACCCGCCGCTGCGCGAGGCGCTGGCCCGGGTCGGCGGGATCGAACCGCTGCACGTGGCGGTCGGCCCGGACGACCTGACGGTCTCCACCATGGACGGGGCGGTGGTCGAGAAGAAGGTGCCGCTGCCCGGTCGGTGGCTACGCGGCTTCGCCGAGGTGCAGGTGCTCACCGCCGGCTTCGAGCCGCGCGCCGAGATCCCGGCCGGCGAGGCCGCGGCGTTCCTGCGCCGGCTGCCGGCCGCCGGTGACCGCAGCGTGCTCTGGGCGGTGCCCGCCGGGCGTACGCTGCGGCTCACCTCGCGGCCGACGCCCGGCGCGGTCTGCCTGGCCGGGGCGGGCCGGCTGGCCGCGCTGCGTGGTCTGCTCCGGCACGCGCGCACCCTGCGGGTCTACGGCCCCGCGGTGCGCGCCGGCTCGCCCGCCGTGCCGAGCACCTGGGAGCTGGACACCGGCGCGATGCGGCTCTCGCTGACCCTCTCCCCCGAGCCCTACCGGGGCTTCTCCGGCGAGGGCGCCGCGCTGCTGGCGCTCGCCGGGGACGACGTGCTCGACGACGCGGAGCTGGTCGGCGCCCTGCTCTCCTGGGACCCGACGATCGACGTGGCCGCGCTCGCCGACGCCGCCGGCCTGCCCGACGCCCGGGTACGCGCCGCGCTGGCCCAGCTCGGCACCGCCGGCCGGGTCGGGTACGACGTGGCGGAGGCGGCCTACTTCCACCGGGTGATGCCCTACGACGCCGGCCGGGCGGAGCGGGACAACCCCCGCCTGCTCGGGGCGCGGGCGCTGGTCGAGCGGGGTGCCGTCGAGCGGGACGGCGAGCACGCCACGGTGCGCAGCGGCGAGGAGCGCTACCGGGTGCGCCGGCAGCCGGACGGGTCCTACACCTGTTCCTGCCGGTGGTGGGCGCGGCACCGGGGGCAACGTGGCCCGTGCCGGCACGCGCTGGCCGTGTCGATGGTCGCGGCGCCGGCGGAGGTGCCGGCGTGAGCGCCGTCTTCGCCGACCTGGTCCGGGGCGACGTACCCGCGGTCCGGTCGTTCCTGTCCGGGCTGGACGAGCCGGCCCGCCGCGCGCTCGGCGACGAGCTGGTCGACCACGTCCGGCGGCGGCGCGACAACTGGTGGTGGGGTGCGGAGGCGACCGCCCTGGCGGTGGCGGCGGTGGGCACGCTCAGCACCCCGGCGAAGGCGGCGGCGCTACTGGGCCGCCGGTCGGTCTTCCTGCGCGACGCCGCACCCGACCCGGTGGTCGAGACGGCCCGCGAGCGGGGCGTGACCTGGCTGGCGGAGCTGGCGTACCGGTTGGCCGACCGGCTGCCCCGCACCGAGCCGCTCGACGGCTGGCGGTTCGTGGCGGGGCTGCTGACGGCGGAGAAGGCCGCCCCGCCGACCGGCGACACCTTCGTCGCCGGGTGGGCGGCCGACCTGTGGTGGCCTCCCGTGGACCGGTGCCGGCTGCCGGTACTCGACCGGCTGCGCGCCGACCCGTTCCTGGCGGCGCTGCTGCCCCGGCTGTTCGAGGTGGACGGCGTCGGGCTCGCGCTGGACCGGGGTGGGGTCGGGGACGACCGGGACGCCCTGCCACGGGCGCTGGTCGCGCTGGCGACGGAGGGACGGCTGGACCGGGTGGTGCTGCTCGACGGCGTGCTCGGTCGGCTGCTGCGCGGCGACCGGCCGGCCGCGCTGCGCCCGTTCCTCGCCCTGCACGACCTGCTGGCCCCGACGTCGGCGGAGGTCGCGCCCCGGTCGGCGGCGTACCTGCGGCTGCTCGCCGACGCGCCGGGCCGGGTGGCCGCGACGGCGCAGCGGACGCTGCGCGAGCACCCCGGGGCGGTGGAGCTGCCGGCCCTGCTGGACCGCGCCGGCACGGTGCTCGGTCGACCCGAGAAGGCGCTGGTGAAGGCCCAGTTGTCCTGGCTGGACCGGCTCGCCCGGCAGCGGCCGGAGCAGGCGGCGGAGATCGGCGCGGTCCTCGCGCTGGGCGCCGCGCACCCCGCCGCCGAGCTGCGGGACCGGGCGACGGACCTGGCCCGGCGGCACGGCCACCGGCCGGCCGCCCCGGTCACCGTGACGGTGGCCCGCGACGACCTGCCACCGCCGGTGCCGGCCGCCGCCGCACTGCCGCCGGTCACCGACACCGACGAACTGGTCGAGGAGGTGGCCGCGCTGCTCGGCGACCACCGTCGCCCGGCGCCGCTGGTCGAGCGGGTGCTCGACGGCCTGGTCCGGGTGGCGACCACGGACCGGGCGCGGCTGGCGGACGCCCTGCTGCCGGTGCTGCGGCGGCACCACCTGGGCGAGTTCGACCACATGTGGTCGGTGTTCAACCTGCACGTGCAGCTGGACCGGGTGCTGCTGGCCGCGGCCGGCGCGGAGGTCGGGGTGCGCCGCGACGAGTGGGCCGGGGTGCTCGCCGAGTCGGTACGGCGGGTGCCGCTCCCGTTCCGGCGCCGGTCGACGGTCGAGACGCCACGCCGGCCGGCGGTCACCCAGCTGTACTGCGCCCGGCTCGCCGAGATCGGGCAACGGCTGGACGGCCGGGACGACCCGGGTCTGCTCGCCGCGCCCACCTCGAGCACCGGCGCGGTCGACCCGACGGTCCTCTACGAGCGGCTCGCCGCGCTCGGCGACCGGCCGGTCTGGCGGTGGGACCTGACCCAGGCGCTGCTGCGGCTGCCCGCCGGCCCCGACGAGGTGCTGGCGGCGCGGGCGGCGGCGCTCGGTACGACCGCCGGTGACGAGCTGGCCGGCTGGCTGCGCGGGGACGCGCTGCCCGCACCGGTCCAGCGGGTGGTGACGGTCGGCCGGCGGGACCGGCACGGCGACTACGACTGGTACCACGACCGGCTGCCGGAGCAGCGGACGGTGGTCACCGCGACGCCGCCGGAGGGGGTGGTGGATCCGCTCGGGCTGCTGACCGTTCGGGCGTACCCGGTCGGGCGGGGCAGCCACGGCGGGGACGACGGCCTCTGGCCGGCCCTGTTGCCGGGATACCGGGGGCTGGTCGCCGCGCACCTGCTGCCGGAGATCGCCGGCGCGGCGCAGGAGGACGCCCGGGAGGGCGCGACGGTGCTGCCGCTGCTGGCGGAGTGCACCGGTGCGGGCGGGCCGGCGCTGGACCTGGCGTTGGCGTACGGGCTCTGCGCCCGGCACGAGGTGGATCGGGTGGCCGCGCTGGATGCCCTGCTGATGCTCGCTGCCGCTGGCGACCTGGACGCGCCGGCGGTCGGGGCGCGGCTGGGCGAGCTGGCCGCGACCGGGCAGGTGATCCTGACCCGGGCGGCCACCCCGCTGCGGGACGCGGTGGCCGCGGGCGCGCCGCTGAGCACCTGGCGGCTGCTCGCCGCGGCGCTGCCGCCGCTGCTGGCCGTGCCGGCGCCGCCGCGCGGCACCCCGGACCTGCTCACCCTGGCGGCGGAGACCGCGACCACGACGGGGGTACGGCTGGACGTGCCGGGCCTGGCCGACGTGGTGGCCCGGGGCGGCGGCACCCGACTGGTCACCGAGGCGCGCCGCCTCACCGCCGCCCTCACCCCCTGACCACCCCACCCCTGACCACCCCACCCCTGACCACCCCGCCACCCCGGTGCCCGCCCCGCCCCGCCCGCCCCGCCGACCCGCCCCACCGGCCCGGTGCCCCCTAATTCACGGAAAGAGTGGCTTTCCGGCCCGTCGTGACCACTCTTTCCGTGAATTAGCGGGGCGGGGTGAGCGGGGTGGGTGGGGTGGGGTGGGTCAGGGGTGCATTTCGTAGGTGTCGGAGAGGGCGACGACGCGGGCCCAGACCCGGGCGGCGCGGTCGGGGTCGGGGACGGGGCGGCGGACGTGGGCGAGCGCCCCGGCGGCCTGCGCGTCGGTGGTGGCGCTCTTGCCGTGCAGCTCGGTGGCGTGGCCGGAGAAGTCGCGGACCAGCAGGTCGAAGATCTCGTCGAGCAGGTCGGCGTCGAGGCCGGTCAGCTCGGCCTGCTCCAGGATCAGCTGGCCGTAGACGACCAGCGCGAAGAGCTGGCCGAGGACCAGCAGGAAGTCCAGGTCCCGCTGCTGGGCCTCGTCGGGGGCGTGCGCGGCCAGCAGGGCGCAGAGCCCGTCGGCCTGTTCGCGGAACCGGGCCACGTTGGGCACCCGGGAGTGCGCGTCGTACGGGGCGCGCCAGTCGTGGAACCGGATCGCGCCGAGACCCCGGGCGGGGCCCTGCCGGAACAGGAACTCGTCGTCGGCCGGGTCGTGGCGGGTCGGCACCGGCGGGTGCTCGGCCGGCCGGAACAGGTAGTTCGGCATGAACTTGAGGATCAGCGCCAGGTTGACGTGCACCGTCCCCTCCAGCTTCGGCAGGCCGCGGATGTCCTTGGCGGCCTTGTCGAAGTAGGTGTCGGCCTCGAAGCCCTTGGCGGCGATCACGTCCCAGAGCAGGTCGATGACCTTCTCGCCCTCGGTGGTGACCTTCATCTTGGTCATCGGGTTGAACAGCAGGTACCGCCGGTCGTCCGGGCCGGCCGAGCGGAAGTAGTCGACCGCCCGGTCGCTGAACAGCTTCATCGCCACCAGCCGGGCGTACGCGTCGGTCAGCTCGCGGCGCACGTGCGGGAAGTCGGTCACCCGCCGGCCGTACAGGATCCGCTGGTGGGCGTGGGTGACCGCCTCGTACATGGCGTGTTCGCAGATGCCGATGGAGGCGGTGCAGAGGTTGAACTTGCCGACGTTGACGGTGTTCAGCGCGGCGTCGAAGGCGGCCTGCCCGGTGTGCAGCACGTCCTCGGCGCGCACCGGGTAGTCCTCCAGCCGGAACTCGCTGACGTACATCTGCGCGTTGACCACGTTGCGCACCAGCCGGTACGCGGGGTGCCGGCTGTCGGCGGCGAAGAAGACGTACCCCTCGGGGCCCTCGACGTCGGTGCGGCGGCCGAAGACCGAGACCAGCCCGGCGACGTTGCCGTTGCCGATGTAGTACTTGCCGCCGGTGGCCCGGAAGCCGCCCTCGCCGTCGGGGGTGAGCAGCATGTCGGTGGAGTAGATGTCCGCGCCGTGCGCCCGCTCGGAGAGGGCGAACGCCATCACGTGCCCCTGGTCGAGCAGCTCGGCGGCGCGGGCCCGGGCGGCGGCGTTGCCGCTCTGCCAGACCGGGCCGAGGCCGAGCACGGTGACCTGCCAGGTGTACCAGTAGCCGAGGCCGTAGAAGCCGAGGATCTCCGACAGCGCGGCGTTGCGGGCGGTGTCCCAGCGCTTGTCCGGGTCGTCGCCGGCGTCGGCGGCCGGGGTGAGGAAGGTGGCGAACAGGCCCTCCTTCGCCGCGAAGTCGAGGAAGTCGGCGTACCAGCGGTGCTGGTTGTGGCTGTCGACCAGCTCCCGCTTGCCGCGGGTCTCGAACCAGTCGACGGTGGCGCGCAGCAGCCGCCGGGAGGTCTCGTCGAGGTGGGTGGGGTCGTAGGTGTGCGGGTGCAGCAGCAGCGGGTCGGTCACGGCCGGGCCTTTCCGTCGGGGTCGAGGGTGCGCAGGGTGGCGAGGACGTCGTCGAGCCAGTCGAGGACCATCCGCTCGTACGCGATGCCGCCGCGCAGCACGACGTGCTGCAGCGACGCGCGGGCGTCCCGCGCGGCGGGGTCCGGGAAGTCGCGGCGCTCGCCGGCCAGGTAGCCTGCGAGGGTGGCCTCGTGGTCGGCGCGGTAGCGCTCGACCTCGGCGAGCAGGGCGGCGCGGCCGTCCGGGTCGTCGAAGGCGGCTCCGCGGATCTTGACGGCCAGCTCGTGCCGGACCGCCTCCGGCTGCACGGGGGCGCGCAGCCAGGTCACCAGCGCGGAGCGCCCGCCGGGGGTGACCGACCAGACCTTCTTGTCGGGCAGCCCGTCCTGGCCGACCTCTTCGGCGGTGACCCAGTCGTCGCTCTCCATCCGCTTGAGCACCCGGTAGATCTGCTGGTGGGTGGCGGTCCAGAAGCGGCCGATCGAGCGGTCGAAGCGGCGGGCCAGCTCGTAGCCGGAGGCGGGCTGCTCCAGCAGCGAGACCAGGATGGCGTGCTCCAGCGACATGCCGGCCATCTTGCTATGCAACTCGTTGCATAGCAAGATGGCGTCGCGGGCGCCGCCTCGTTCGGTAAGGCCCGCACGTGAGGCTGCTCATAACGGCTGGACGACCCGGGCGGCGCTGCTGCTAGCCTCTTCGGCAGGTCATGAGCGCCAGCGTCAAGCCCCGGCTCGCTGGCCGGCAACCCTCCTCCGCGGTGGGGTGCCCCGGGTGAGGACCAGGCGACCGGCAGCCGCCGGCGCAAGCGTGGCCTGGCACCCAGGTCAGCAACGACCAGGGAGAACCGTGTCTGCTCCACTCCGCACCCCGCCGATCGACGCTGTCGCGTACCCGACCGGCTTCGCGCTGGTCAAGCGGCGGCACGTCGACCTGATGCGGGTGTGCAGCGACGGCTGTCGCCACCCCGCCGCGCGCTGACGCGCCGCTCCCTCTTCCTCCGTTCGTCCGCAGGCCCCGCCGACTCCGGCGCGGCCGCTCCGGCGCGCTCCCCCGCGTCCGTCCACTCTGGAGAGACCAATGCGCATCCGTTCCGTGCTGACCCGCGTCGCCACCCTCGGCGCCGCCGCCGTGCTCGCCGCCACCGCGCTGACCGCCTGCGGCGACGGCGGCGGCACCGACCAGGCCGCCAACCCGTTGGGGCTGCTCCGCCCCGGCGTGCTGCGCGCCGGCACGCTCACCGACGCCCCGCCGAACGTGTACCTGAAGGACGGGAAGTTCACCGGTTTCGACAACGACCTGCTCACCGCCGTGGCCGCGAAGGCCGGGCTGAAGGTCGAGTTCGTCGGCACCGACTTCTCCGCCCTGCTGTCGCAGGTCAACAACCGCAAGTTCGACGTGGGCAGCTCGTCCATCACGATCACCGAGGCGCGCCGCAAGACCGTCGACTTCGGCAACGGCTACGACTTCGGCTACTTCGGACTCGACGTGCCGGCCGGCTCCTCGATCACCGGCTTCGACCAGCTCGCCGGCAAGCGGGTGGTGGTCGTGCAGGGCACCGTGCAGGACGACTACGCCACCAAGCAGAACCTGAACCCGGTGCGGGTGCCCGACTACAACGGCGCGGTCAACCAGCTCAAGGCCGGCACCGCCGACGCCTGGATCGCCCCGGCAGAGATCGGCGACACGTCCGCCGCCGACAGCAACGGCAAGATCAAGGTCGCGGCGAAGCAGCTCAGCCCCGCCCCCACCGCGTACGCCTTCGCCAAGGGCAACGACAAGCTGCGTGCCGCGCTGGACAAGGGCCTCGACGAGGTGATCGCCGACGGCACCTGGAGCCGCCTGCAGGCGCAGTACTACCCGGGCCGGCCGGTCCCGGCCGACTTCAAGCCCGGCAGCGGCACGGTGGCGGTCCCCTCGCCGTCCGCGGCCTCCTGACCCACGAACACGGACGAGCAGGGCGGTAGGAGCTGACCATGGATCCGTTGCGCACCCTCTGGGAGACCTTCTTCGACGGCGCCTCGATGCGCGAGGCGCTGCCCGAGATGCTGACCGTCGGGCTGCCGAACACGCTGATCCTGGCGGTCTCCGCCGCCCTGCTCGGCTCGGTGCTGGGCCTGCTGCTGGCGCTCGCCGGCATCTCACGGACCCGCTGGCTGCGCTGGCCGGCGCGGGTCTACACCGACGTGTTCCGCGGCCTGCCGGCGGCGGCCACCATCCTGCTCATCGGGGTCGGCCTGGCCCCGCTGGGCATGCAGGTGTGGGGACCCAACCCGTACCCGCTGGGCGTGCTGGCGCTGTCGCTGATCGCCGCCGCGTACATCGGGGAGATCTTCCGGGCCGGCATCCAGAGCGTGGAGGCCGCCCAACTGGAGGGGGCCCGGGCGCTGGGCTTCTCCTGGGGCGAGGCGATGCGCCTGGTCATCGTCCCGCAGGGCGTACGCCGGGTGCTGCCGGCCTGGGTGAACCAGCTGATCGCCCTGATCAAGGACTCCAGCCTGGTCTACTTCCTCGGCCTGGTGGCCAGCCAGCGCGAGCTGTTCCGGATCGGCCAGGACTACGCGGCCACCACCGGCAACGAGTCCGCGCTGCTGCTGGCCGGGCTCTTCTACCTGGCGCTGACCGTGCCGCTGACCCACGCGGTGAACTGGATCGACCGCCGGCTGCGGCAGGGCCGGCCGGTCGCCGTACCCGATCAGGACCTGGACGCCGACCTCGCGCCGGCCGGGAAGGACCCGCGATGAGCACCGCCACCACCGGTTCGGTCAGCCTGGCCGTCCGCGACGTGCACCTGGCCTTCGGCGCCCACCGGGTGCTGCGCGGCGCCGATCTGGACGTCGCCCGGGGCGCGACGGCCTGCGTGATCGGGCCGTCCGGCTCCGGCAAGTCCACCCTGCTGCGCACCATCAACCGGCTCATCGAGCCGGACCGGGGCGACGTGCTGCTGGACGGGCGCAGCGTGCTGGCCGACGACCCGGACGCGCTGCGGCAACGCATCGGCATGGTGTTCCAGCAGTTCAACCTCTTCCCGCACCTGACGGTGCTGCGCAACATCACCCTCGCCCTGCGGCGGCTGAAGAAGCTGCCCGAGGAGGAGGCGGTCCGCCTCGCCCGGGAGCAGCTCGACCTGGTCGGACTGGCCGGCAGGGCCGACTCCCGGCCGGCGCAGCTCTCCGGCGGGCAGCAGCAGCGGGTGGCGATCGCCCGGGCGCTGGCCCTGCGTCCGGAGGTGATGCTCTTCGACGAGGCCACCTCGGCGCTCGACCCGGAGCTGGTCAAGGGGGTGCTCGCGGTGATGGCCGACCTCGCCTCGGCCGGGATGACCATGGTGGTGGTGACCCACGAGATGGGCTTCGCCCGCGAGGTCGCCGACACGGTGGCCTTCATGGACCGGGGCGTCGTGCTGGAGGCCGGTGAACCGGCCGCCGTCTTCGAGGACCCCCGGCACGACCGGCTGCGGCGCTTCCTGTCCCAGGTGCTCTGATCCGGGCTGACCGGGCCACGCCGGGCCCGGCACCGGCCCGGTCAGCCCTTGACCGCGCCGATCAGCACGCCCTTGATGAAGTGCCGCTGGACGAACGGGTAGACGGCGACGATCGGCGCGACCGTCAGCACCACCACCGCCATCTTGATCGCCTCGGTGGGGGGCATGGTCACCCCGGTGGTGCCGCCGGAGGTCTGCGGGGCCTGCCCGGCCAGCAGGTAGCTCTGCAGCACCCGCTGGATCGGGTACATGTCGTTGCGATCGATGAAGAGCAGCGCGTCGAACCAGACGTTCCAGTAGCTGACCGCGTAGAAGAGACCGACGACCGCGATGACCGCGCGGGACAGCGGCAGCACGATGCGGCCCAGGGTACGGAAGTCGCCGGCGCCGTCGATCCGGGCGCTGTCCAGCAGCTCCTGGGGGATGCCCTGGAAGAAGCCGCGCACCACGACGAGGTTGAACACGCTGATCGCCGGCGGCAGCACCAGCGCCCAGATGGTGTCCTTCAGGCCCAGCCCGGTGACCACCAGGTAGCGCGGCACCAGCGGCGGGTAGACCAGGAACGGCAGCAGGAAGTAGCCGAGCAGCCAGCGGTGGCCCAACGAACCCGGCCGGGACAACCCGTACGCGGCGAGCACGGTGACGGTCAGCGCGATCGCGGTGCCGGTCACCGTGACCAGTGTGCTGATCCACAGTGCCCGGGTGACCGCCCCG
This genomic window contains:
- a CDS encoding ABC transporter substrate-binding protein — encoded protein: MRIRSVLTRVATLGAAAVLAATALTACGDGGGTDQAANPLGLLRPGVLRAGTLTDAPPNVYLKDGKFTGFDNDLLTAVAAKAGLKVEFVGTDFSALLSQVNNRKFDVGSSSITITEARRKTVDFGNGYDFGYFGLDVPAGSSITGFDQLAGKRVVVVQGTVQDDYATKQNLNPVRVPDYNGAVNQLKAGTADAWIAPAEIGDTSAADSNGKIKVAAKQLSPAPTAYAFAKGNDKLRAALDKGLDEVIADGTWSRLQAQYYPGRPVPADFKPGSGTVAVPSPSAAS
- a CDS encoding carbohydrate ABC transporter permease, whose product is MTTIIRRTPRVRSRRPVWDETPTPVGQALTAVLLTLLVLGVLFPLWVILVTSLSSRQAIADAGGLVVVPRGLDTSAYETIFAGGAVTRALWISTLVTVTGTAIALTVTVLAAYGLSRPGSLGHRWLLGYFLLPFLVYPPLVPRYLVVTGLGLKDTIWALVLPPAISVFNLVVVRGFFQGIPQELLDSARIDGAGDFRTLGRIVLPLSRAVIAVVGLFYAVSYWNVWFDALLFIDRNDMYPIQRVLQSYLLAGQAPQTSGGTTGVTMPPTEAIKMAVVVLTVAPIVAVYPFVQRHFIKGVLIGAVKG
- a CDS encoding SWIM zinc finger family protein → MNAVQTYRYLQPSALRPAGLDLQTCGGPAANPRFFAGFLTAPVAAAAGLLAVAEVARTRYHQPVNPASLDPVVTGSRGGLRFESFSGCCGVYARLDVLPAGLDGEVAGHGTTNVDVNPPLREALARVGGIEPLHVAVGPDDLTVSTMDGAVVEKKVPLPGRWLRGFAEVQVLTAGFEPRAEIPAGEAAAFLRRLPAAGDRSVLWAVPAGRTLRLTSRPTPGAVCLAGAGRLAALRGLLRHARTLRVYGPAVRAGSPAVPSTWELDTGAMRLSLTLSPEPYRGFSGEGAALLALAGDDVLDDAELVGALLSWDPTIDVAALADAAGLPDARVRAALAQLGTAGRVGYDVAEAAYFHRVMPYDAGRAERDNPRLLGARALVERGAVERDGEHATVRSGEERYRVRRQPDGSYTCSCRWWARHRGQRGPCRHALAVSMVAAPAEVPA
- a CDS encoding amino acid ABC transporter ATP-binding protein gives rise to the protein MSTATTGSVSLAVRDVHLAFGAHRVLRGADLDVARGATACVIGPSGSGKSTLLRTINRLIEPDRGDVLLDGRSVLADDPDALRQRIGMVFQQFNLFPHLTVLRNITLALRRLKKLPEEEAVRLAREQLDLVGLAGRADSRPAQLSGGQQQRVAIARALALRPEVMLFDEATSALDPELVKGVLAVMADLASAGMTMVVVTHEMGFAREVADTVAFMDRGVVLEAGEPAAVFEDPRHDRLRRFLSQVL
- a CDS encoding PadR family transcriptional regulator, with the protein product MSLEHAILVSLLEQPASGYELARRFDRSIGRFWTATHQQIYRVLKRMESDDWVTAEEVGQDGLPDKKVWSVTPGGRSALVTWLRAPVQPEAVRHELAVKIRGAAFDDPDGRAALLAEVERYRADHEATLAGYLAGERRDFPDPAARDARASLQHVVLRGGIAYERMVLDWLDDVLATLRTLDPDGKARP
- a CDS encoding acyl-CoA dehydrogenase family protein, translating into MTDPLLLHPHTYDPTHLDETSRRLLRATVDWFETRGKRELVDSHNQHRWYADFLDFAAKEGLFATFLTPAADAGDDPDKRWDTARNAALSEILGFYGLGYWYTWQVTVLGLGPVWQSGNAAARARAAELLDQGHVMAFALSERAHGADIYSTDMLLTPDGEGGFRATGGKYYIGNGNVAGLVSVFGRRTDVEGPEGYVFFAADSRHPAYRLVRNVVNAQMYVSEFRLEDYPVRAEDVLHTGQAAFDAALNTVNVGKFNLCTASIGICEHAMYEAVTHAHQRILYGRRVTDFPHVRRELTDAYARLVAMKLFSDRAVDYFRSAGPDDRRYLLFNPMTKMKVTTEGEKVIDLLWDVIAAKGFEADTYFDKAAKDIRGLPKLEGTVHVNLALILKFMPNYLFRPAEHPPVPTRHDPADDEFLFRQGPARGLGAIRFHDWRAPYDAHSRVPNVARFREQADGLCALLAAHAPDEAQQRDLDFLLVLGQLFALVVYGQLILEQAELTGLDADLLDEIFDLLVRDFSGHATELHGKSATTDAQAAGALAHVRRPVPDPDRAARVWARVVALSDTYEMHP
- a CDS encoding amino acid ABC transporter permease, coding for MDPLRTLWETFFDGASMREALPEMLTVGLPNTLILAVSAALLGSVLGLLLALAGISRTRWLRWPARVYTDVFRGLPAAATILLIGVGLAPLGMQVWGPNPYPLGVLALSLIAAAYIGEIFRAGIQSVEAAQLEGARALGFSWGEAMRLVIVPQGVRRVLPAWVNQLIALIKDSSLVYFLGLVASQRELFRIGQDYAATTGNESALLLAGLFYLALTVPLTHAVNWIDRRLRQGRPVAVPDQDLDADLAPAGKDPR